A window from Culex pipiens pallens isolate TS chromosome 3, TS_CPP_V2, whole genome shotgun sequence encodes these proteins:
- the LOC120414479 gene encoding uncharacterized protein LOC120414479, giving the protein MKACRLQKLTNNSRICAWHFVRGEPACFEADKDVDWKPTLNLNLDPHGDVPSFPTPGMSITSGIASASPQHGGGTNAIVTSTRTTAVQDGIEQYGQANAFAPPQDVHSVTGTFATSNRAAAAPVGLGRYDPQIVFASPQHAQGGSELFATSSRTTAQGGSELFATSSRTTAQGGSELFATSSRTTAQGGSELFATSSRKTAVQDGIEQYGQANAFAPPQDVHSVTGTFATSNRAAAAPVGLGRYDPQIVFASPQHAQGGSELFATSSRTTAQGGSELFATSSRKTAVQDGIEQYGQANAFAPPQDVHSVTGTFATSNRAAAAPVGLGRYDPQIVFASPQHAQGGSELFATSSRTTAQGGSELFATSSRTTAQGGSELFATSSRTTAQGGSELFATSSRKTAVQDGIEQYGQANAFAPPQDVHSVTGTFATSNRAAAAPVGLGRYDPQIVFASPQHAQGGSELFATSSRTTAQGGSELFATSSRKTAVQDGIEQYGQANAFAPPQDVHSVTGTFATSNRAAAAPVGLGRYDPQIVFASPQHAQGGSELFATSSRTTAQGGSELFATSSRKTAVQDGIEQYGQANAFAPPQDVQSVTEPFATSNRAAAAPVGLRRYDPQIVFASPQHAQGGSELFATPSRRTAQGGSELFATSSRKTAVQDGIEQYGQANAFAPPQDVQSVTGPFATSNRAAAAPVGLGHYNPRIVFASPQHVEGGTNTIVTSNRTTAIQDGIEQYGQANAFTSPQLVGSESYDPANSSVFLELALENDFSMLDESLDSTTANESFVTLLLNGDPAFALVPPQQVLVETCHEQNSSSTRETRSACDHAGMEPTATSSRSPVLSVGSGLHDPEIVAATQQIGTEMTAASSWTEFQCDELDTNLYQQPPEYFISHHLSNSSNIQYRETGSATGLPVIRTSTSIYKEDKCTQTNNTVSSNAQENRVDWQEQVQILQKQVSSLKVSLSIANQGTRFTIATLAHDDKKCRYFTGLNCGSLLKKLFEQLYDIIPNFDAISKEQILILTLRKIRLNEPFATLSYLYNLHPTTISNYFYETVHCIHPVMKKLVHFPPRHVLKNHISTKPESQI; this is encoded by the exons ATGAAAGCTTGTCGGCTTCAAAAGCTCACAAACAACTCCCGGATTTGTGCGTGGCACTTTGTTCGTGGGGAACCAGCTTGCTTTGAAGCGGACAAAGATGTCGACTGGAAGCCAACGCTAAATTTAAACCTTGATCCCCACGGCGATGTTCCGTCGTTCCCAACACCAGGAATGTCGATTACGAG CGGAATCGCTTCTGCTTCTCCGCAGCACGGAGGCGGAACAAACGCGATCGTGACCTCCACCCGGACGACAGCGGTACAGGACGGTATCGAACAGTACGGCCAAGCAAACGCCTTCGCTCCTCCGCAAGATGTCCATAGCGTAACGGGAACGTTCGCGACCTCCAACAGGGCTGCAGCTGCACCGGTTGGTCTTGGACGTTACGACCCACAAATCGTCTTCGCTTCGCCGCAGCATGCCCAAGGCGGATCGGAACTATTCGCGACCTCCAGCCGGACGACAGCCCAAGGCGGATCGGAACTATTCGCGACCTCCAGCCGGACGACAGCCCAAGGCGGATCGGAACTATTCGCGACCTCCAGCCGGACGACAGCCCAAGGCGGATCGGAACTATTCGCGACCTCCAGCCGGAAGACCGCGGTACAGGATGGTATCGAACAGTACGGCCAAGCAAACGCCTTCGCTCCTCCGCAAGATGTCCATAGCGTAACGGGAACGTTCGCGACCTCCAACAGGGCTGCAGCTGCACCGGTTGGTCTTGGACGTTACGACCCACAAATCGTCTTTGCTTCGCCGCAGCATGCCCAAGGCGGATCGGAACTATTCGCGACCTCCAGCCGGACGACAGCCCAAGGCGGATCGGAACTATTCGCAACCTCCAGCCGGAAGACCGCGGTACAGGATGGTATCGAACAGTACGGCCAAGCAAACGCCTTCGCTCCTCCGCAAGATGTCCATAGCGTAACGGGAACGTTCGCGACCTCCAACAGGGCTGCAGCTGCACCGGTTGGTCTTGGACGTTACGACCCACAAATCGTCTTCGCTTCGCCGCAGCATGCCCAAGGCGGATCGGAACTATTCGCGACCTCCAGCCGGACGACAGCCCAAGGCGGATCGGAACTATTCGCGACCTCCAGCCGGACGACAGCCCAAGGCGGATCGGAACTATTCGCGACCTCCAGCCGGACGACAGCCCAAGGCGGATCGGAACTATTCGCGACCTCCAGCCGGAAGACCGCGGTACAGGATGGTATCGAACAGTACGGCCAAGCAAACGCCTTCGCTCCTCCGCAAGATGTCCATAGCGTAACGGGAACGTTCGCGACCTCCAACAGGGCTGCAGCTGCACCGGTTGGTCTTGGACGTTACGACCCACAAATCGTCTTTGCTTCGCCGCAGCATGCCCAAGGCGGATCGGAACTATTCGCGACCTCCAGCCGGACGACAGCCCAAGGCGGATCGGAACTATTCGCAACCTCCAGCCGGAAGACCGCGGTACAGGATGGTATCGAACAGTACGGCCAAGCAAACGCCTTCGCTCCTCCGCAAGATGTCCATAGCGTAACGGGAACGTTCGCGACCTCCAACAGGGCTGCAGCTGCACCGGTTGGTCTTGGACGTTACGACCCACAAATCGTCTTCGCTTCGCCGCAGCATGCCCAAGGCGGATCGGAACTATTCGCGACCTCCAGCCGGACGACAGCCCAAGGCGGATCGGAACTATTCGCGACCTCCAGCCGGAAGACCGCGGTACAGGATGGTATCGAACAGTACGGCCAAGCAAATGCCTTCGCTCCTCCGCAAGATGTCCAAAGCGTAACGGAACCGTTCGCGACCTCCAACAGGGCTGCAGCTGCACCGGTTGGTCTTAGACGTTACGACCCACAAATCGTCTTCGCTTCGCCGCAGCATGCCCAAGGCGGATCGGAACTATTCGCGACCCCCAGCCGGAGGACAGCCCAAGGCGGATCGGAACTATTCGCGACTTCCAGCCGGAAGACCGCGGTACAGGATGGTATCGAACAGTACGGCCAAGCAAATGCCTTCGCTCCTCCGCAAGATGTCCAAAGCGTAACGGGACCGTTCGCGACCTCCAACAGGGCTGCAGCTGCACCGGTTGGTCTTGGACATTACAACCCACGAATCGTCTTCGCTTCGCCGCAGCACGTCGAAGGCGGAACAAACACGATCGTGACCTCCAACCGGACGACAGCGATACAGGACGGTATCGAACAGTACGGCCAAGCAAACGCCTTCACTTCTCCGCAGCTGGTCGGATCAGAATCCTACGACCCAGCAAACTCcagcgtttttttggaattggcattggaaaatgatttttcaatgtTAGACGAATCTTTAGATTCTACAACTGCAAATGAAAGTTTTGTAACTTTGCTTTTGAACGG TGATCCAGCGTTTGCCCTCGTTCCGCCGCAGCAAGTTTTGGTCGAAACTTGTCATGAACAAAACTCGAGTTCGACTAGAGAAACTCGCAGTGCATGTGACCATGCCGGAATGGAACCGACCGCGACCTCCAGCCGGAGCCCAGTTCTATCGGTTGGTTCTGGACTGCACGATCCAGAAATCGTCGCTGCTACTCAGCAGATCGGAACGGAAATGACTGCCGCCTCAAGCTGGACCGAGTTTCAATGTGATGAACTGGATACTAATTTGTACCAGCAGCCCCCAGAGTATTTCATCTCTCATCATCTGAGCAATTCGTCCAACATTCAATATCGTGAAACAGGTTCCGCTACTGGTCTTCCGGTAATTCG TACATCTACGTCGATTTATAAAGAAGACAAATGCACTCAAACAAACAATACCGTAAGCAGCAATGCACAAGAAAATCGGGTTGATTGGCAGGAACAAGTCCAAATTCTGCAAAAGCAGGTCTCATCTTTAAAGGTCTCTTTGAGCATTGCTAATCAAGGTACCAGATTTACTATCGCCACTTTGGCTCATGACGATAAAAAATGCCGCTACTTTACAGGGCTGAACTGTGGTAGCttgcttaaaaaattatttgagcAGTTGTATGACATTATTCCTAACTTTGATGCAATTAGTAAggaacaaattttaatattaacatTAAGAAAAATTCGACTGAATGAGCCGTTTGCAACGTTGAGTTATCTCTATAATCTTCACCCAACCACTATTAGCAATTATTTTTATGAGACTGTACACTGTATACATCCTGTAATGAAAAAACTGGTTCATTTCCCCCCTAGACATGTTTTGAAGAATCATAT TTCTACTAagcccgaatcccaaatatga
- the LOC120414492 gene encoding uncharacterized protein LOC120414492, producing MTLVRQEDQTVRTEWYMKPIASGRFLNYHSHHPPHHKLNVAFNFAKRVKMLSTNLDHNTAANIIRKHLLINDYPKSLINRVISRTPQNQLFEEVNNNTVIDNSENDTAMDASTNNTPIFYSLTNIYGLTQKITKTLHKEYPNIQIAIKNTKTVASLLPLVKDKTPIQEQSNVVYAIPCNDCDACYIGITTTKLKTRMSGHKSNVKQLQELKAKGYTNTDAEISWAKEKSALTSHVAAMDHSFGIDSVRIVDRSMKGANLPILESCHIKNTQHTVNKRTDTDNLHAAYAGILNEIKNIYTRKKNQNKLNKNNNSRDNTHTNT from the coding sequence ATGACTCTGGTTAGGCAAGAAGACCAAACTGTCCGCACAGAATGGTACATGAAGCCGATCGCGTCGGGAAGGTTCCTCAACTACCACTCGCACCACCCCCCACACCACAAGTTGAACGTCGCGTTCAATTTCGCAAAGCGGGTAAAGATGTTGTCAACAAACTTGGATCACAACACCGCTGCAAACATCATCCGCAAGCACCTGCTGATCAACGACTACCCAAAGTCGTTAATAAACCGCGTCATTTCCAGAACACCACAAAATCAGCTGTTTGAGGAGGTAAACAACAACACAGTGATAGACAATAGTGAGAACGATACAGCTATGGACGCAAGTACGAATAACACACCAATATTCTACTCGCTCACCAATATTTATGGTCTCAcccagaaaataacaaaaacacttCACAAGGAATACCCAAACATACAAATAgccatcaaaaacacaaaaacagtaGCTTCCCTCCTACCACTGGTGAAAGACAAAACACCAATACAAGAACAATCCAACGTTGTGTACGCTATACCATGCAACGATTGTGATGCCTGCTATATTGGGATTACAACAACAAAACTGAAAACAAGAATGTCTGGACACAAATCAAATGTAAAACAACTACAAGAACTGAAAGCGAAGGGATACACAAACACAGACGCAGAGATCAGCTGGGCAAAAGAGAAGTCGGCGTTGACGAGTCACGTAGCAGCTATGGACCACTCGTTCGGGATCGACTCCGTACGAATTGTAGATCGGTCAATGAAGGGGGCCAATCTACCGATCCTGGAGAGTTGCCACATTAAAAACACACAACATACTGTCAACAAGCGGACAGACACGGATAATCTGCATGCTGCATATGCCGGGATTTTGAACGAGATTAAGAACATATACACAAGgaagaaaaaccaaaacaaattaaataaaaacaataacagTAGGGACAACACACACACTAACACATAA
- the LOC120414480 gene encoding uncharacterized protein LOC120414480, whose protein sequence is MESYLYFKNGWVKSVTGVKLQDVFVVHGIVHHSFSLNESPLRPWIIIGVNGTVLAAHCSCAIGLLENCSHIGATLFALDGLRTDLLEQKLSVTDIPCLWKNAPAITQDLYKRIREIDFGKKIKKCYPAIQKIQENDLRHIELLKAIQKDGINCAAMAVFCDKQTYEFCCDSCTRAKELEEKFESFDLSKLYHPNNRLKPLEELRSLSDHICSNMDNNPDTIKDIEIGTALQNSSQWWMKLRRGRITASLLKDVCRSNLLKPSISLIKKICSSESATLSTPAVKYGREFEDRAVHKLFELVGETHTNLVLRKSGLHLSQENPYLGASPDAVFDCTCHGTVTVEVKCPYSAKDATNMRDILLKLKDPYIELDANDMTTN, encoded by the exons ATGGAATCCTATTTGTATTTCAAGAACGGCTGGGTAAAAAGCGTAACGGGTGTTAAACTGCAGGACGTTTTTGTGGTACATGGAATTGTTCACCATTCGTTTTCGTTGAACGAGTCGCCACTCCGACCGTGGATTATAATCGGCGTGAACGGAACAGTTTTGGCCGCTCATTGCTCGTGCGCGATCGGCCTGCTCGAAAACTGTAGCCACATTGGAGCAACTCTCTTCGCGTTGGACGGTCTTCGAACAGATCTTCTCGAACAAAAA TTATCCGTTACAGACATTCCTTGCTTATGGAAAAATGCGCCGGCAATCACCCAAGACCTGTACAAGCGCATTCGCGAGATTGACTTTgggaagaaaatcaaaaaatgctatccagcaattcaaaaaatacaagaaaatgaTTTGAGGCATATCGAACTTTTGAAGGCTATTCAAAAGGATGGCATCAACTGCGCTGCCATGGCAGTGTTCTGTGACAAACAAACGTACGAATTCTGTTGTGATTCATGCACAAGGGCCAAAGAATTAGAAGAAAAATTCGAATCATTCGACTTGAGTAAGCTTTATCATCCTAACAACCGTTTGAAACCTCTAGAAGAACTTAGGAGCCTTTCCGATCATATTTGTTCAAATATGGATAACAATCCTGACACCATTAAAGACATTGAGATTGGCACGGCTTTGCAAAATAGCTCACAATGGTGGATGAAATTGAGGCGAGGTCGCATAACAGCTTCGCTTCTTAAAGATGTTTGTAGAAGTAACTTACTTAAACCGTCTATTTCgctaatcaaaaaaatttgttcgTCAGAAAGTGCTACTTTGTCTACGCCAGCAGTAAAATATGGTAGGGAATTTGAAGACCGTGCAGTTCATAAATTATTTGAACTAGTAGGAGAAACTCACACAAATTTAGTTTTACGTAAATCTGGCTTACATCTGTCACAGGAGAATCCATACTTAGGTGCTTCTCCAGATGCAGTGTTTGATTGTACCTGCCATGGTACCGTTACTGTGGAAGTAAAATGCCCATATTCTGCAAAGGATGCCACAAATATGCGAGATATATTATTAAAACTTAAAGATCCATACATTGAATTAGATGCTAATG ATATGACAACAAACTAG